Proteins from a single region of Candidatus Margulisiibacteriota bacterium:
- the hgcA gene encoding mercury methylation corrinoid protein HgcA — MSITRVSSTLTFADRWGSFKVRWGIGRSDYSIEPGLYALGKPSATSPVIVTANYKLTFDIVRSNLFSLSIYILVLDTKGVNVWCAAGKGTFGTEELIARILATELSTVVSHRTIILPQLGAVGVAAHDIQKTTGFKVVYGPVRIEDMPAFLQNEMKATPEMREVRFTLKDRLILVPVELVNYVLPALGMIIFLLLISLIHINGLFLSFNEARSVMQNIALAYIGGVVITPVLLPWIPARSFSAKGAIIGFLLALLFQLFTTPWLFIIPAISSFLAMNFTGSSTYTSLSGVKKEMRIAVPLQLTAMILGIIWIVLTNIIK; from the coding sequence ATGAGCATAACTAGAGTCTCATCAACCCTGACTTTTGCAGATAGATGGGGAAGTTTTAAGGTACGCTGGGGCATAGGGCGTTCGGATTACAGCATAGAGCCCGGGCTTTATGCTCTTGGCAAACCTTCAGCTACCAGTCCCGTCATAGTTACTGCCAATTACAAATTAACCTTTGATATTGTTCGTTCAAATCTTTTTAGCCTGAGCATTTACATTCTTGTTTTGGACACAAAAGGGGTAAATGTATGGTGTGCGGCAGGCAAGGGTACATTCGGCACAGAAGAGCTGATAGCTCGTATCCTCGCCACAGAGCTTTCCACAGTAGTTTCTCACAGAACAATAATACTTCCGCAACTGGGCGCTGTTGGAGTAGCAGCTCATGATATACAGAAAACGACAGGTTTCAAGGTTGTTTATGGACCGGTCCGCATAGAAGATATGCCCGCGTTCCTGCAAAACGAGATGAAGGCAACACCGGAAATGCGGGAGGTGCGTTTCACCTTGAAAGACCGACTTATACTTGTTCCGGTTGAACTGGTTAATTACGTGCTGCCTGCTTTGGGAATGATTATATTTTTGCTGTTGATTTCTTTAATCCATATTAACGGCTTATTTTTAAGCTTTAATGAGGCAAGAAGCGTAATGCAAAATATAGCTTTGGCATATATCGGCGGAGTGGTGATAACGCCGGTCTTGCTGCCCTGGATACCCGCGAGAAGCTTCTCGGCCAAAGGAGCTATAATCGGATTCCTCCTGGCACTTCTGTTCCAATTGTTTACTACTCCATGGCTATTTATTATCCCTGCTATCAGCTCGTTCCTGGCTATGAATTTTACCGGGTCATCTACATATACATCGTTGTCGGGCGTAAAAAAAGAAATGAGGATCGCGGTCCCGTTGCAACTGACAGCCATGATATTGGGAATTATCTGGATTGTTTTGACTAACATTATTAAATAA
- the hgcB gene encoding mercury methylation ferredoxin HgcB, translating into MSGNEYLKNVTTLSLDSEKCKGCGLCAVVCPHNVFAMKNKKASIINKDNCMECGACAKNCAYGAITVKSGVGCAAGIISGTIRGTEPSCGCDKGGCC; encoded by the coding sequence ATGAGCGGAAATGAATATTTAAAAAATGTAACCACTTTGAGTCTGGATTCTGAAAAATGCAAGGGTTGCGGGCTTTGCGCTGTTGTTTGTCCGCATAATGTTTTTGCTATGAAAAACAAAAAAGCCTCGATTATTAATAAAGACAACTGTATGGAATGCGGCGCCTGCGCGAAAAACTGCGCTTATGGAGCAATAACCGTAAAAAGCGGGGTAGGTTGTGCGGCCGGTATTATCAGTGGGACAATTAGAGGGACTGAGCCTTCCTGCGGATGTGATAAGGGAGGTTGCTGTTAA
- a CDS encoding DUF134 domain-containing protein codes for MRPKKQRFICCSNEERKFRPVCKCSEALEQVQLTLDEFEAIRLCDHEGLLQDAVAGQMKVHRTTVSRILSSAHAKIADALIHLKEIRIAGGCCSPVVIIEKT; via the coding sequence ATGCGGCCCAAAAAACAACGGTTTATCTGCTGCAGCAACGAAGAAAGAAAATTTCGTCCTGTTTGTAAATGTTCAGAGGCTTTGGAGCAAGTCCAGCTGACCCTGGATGAATTTGAGGCAATCCGGCTGTGCGACCATGAAGGGCTGCTGCAAGACGCTGTTGCTGGGCAGATGAAGGTGCACCGCACCACAGTTTCACGAATTCTGAGCTCTGCACATGCTAAAATCGCAGACGCGCTAATACATCTCAAAGAAATTCGTATTGCCGGAGGTTGTTGCAGCCCGGTTGTAATAATAGAGAAAACATGA
- the arsB gene encoding ACR3 family arsenite efflux transporter: MNIFERYLTIWVGLCMIAGVLLGKILPEFISIIRQLEFGTNSHINIPIAVFIWLMIYPMMLKIDFRSLLNVSKQPRGLAVTLVVNWLIKPFSMALLGWIFFKQLFLPFLGPDLANQYLAGTIILAAAPCTAMVFVWSYLTKGNSAYTLVQVALNDLIMIVLFAPIVSLLVSGAAGLHVPYTVLFLSVLIFIVIPLSLGAVSRIIMLSSWGEERFELFLKRLHPVTIIALLLTLVIIFAFQADNLVLHWFHVILIAIPLLIQVYFNSSLTYLTMRWLKVPHNIAAPGALIGASNFFELAVATAIALYGPASGAALATVVGVLVEVPVMLSVCGICNRTKGWYEEAGER; this comes from the coding sequence ATGAATATTTTCGAACGCTATCTCACTATCTGGGTCGGTCTTTGTATGATCGCAGGAGTGTTGCTGGGTAAGATTTTGCCTGAATTTATATCGATTATCAGACAATTGGAATTTGGTACTAACAGCCATATAAATATACCGATTGCAGTATTTATCTGGCTTATGATTTACCCCATGATGCTGAAAATAGATTTTCGCTCTTTGCTTAATGTCAGTAAGCAGCCCAGGGGACTGGCAGTGACGCTGGTTGTGAACTGGCTGATTAAACCGTTCAGTATGGCGTTGCTGGGCTGGATATTTTTTAAGCAGCTATTTTTACCATTTCTTGGCCCGGATTTAGCCAATCAATATCTTGCGGGTACTATAATTCTGGCAGCTGCGCCTTGCACAGCAATGGTTTTTGTATGGAGCTATCTGACCAAAGGCAATTCGGCCTATACTCTGGTGCAGGTGGCACTGAATGATTTGATCATGATAGTTTTATTTGCGCCTATCGTTTCGCTTTTGGTTTCAGGAGCGGCAGGATTACATGTGCCCTATACAGTGCTTTTTTTGTCAGTACTTATTTTTATTGTCATACCGCTTTCCCTGGGCGCGGTTTCCAGAATAATTATGCTGAGCAGTTGGGGAGAAGAACGGTTTGAACTTTTTTTGAAAAGACTGCATCCGGTAACAATTATCGCTTTGCTTTTAACACTGGTGATAATTTTTGCCTTTCAGGCGGATAATCTGGTATTGCATTGGTTCCATGTGATTTTGATCGCTATTCCCTTATTAATTCAGGTGTATTTCAACAGCAGCCTGACTTATTTAACTATGCGTTGGCTCAAGGTCCCGCATAATATCGCTGCACCGGGAGCGCTGATCGGTGCCAGCAACTTCTTTGAACTGGCTGTGGCTACAGCTATAGCTCTTTATGGCCCTGCGTCAGGCGCGGCTCTGGCAACCGTAGTAGGTGTACTGGTGGAAGTTCCGGTCATGCTTTCGGTTTGTGGTATTTGCAACAGGACGAAGGGGTGGTATGAGGAAGCAGGTGAAAGGTGA
- a CDS encoding DUF1697 domain-containing protein, with translation MSSDQKKETLISYVALLRGINVGGKNIIKMEVLREEFVKMGFLSVKTYIQSGNVLFQSDMTNKDDIERKIEKQLASRFQYQAKVLIRSKEDLQNSISHFPKIFENPDWKHNVIFLSNTIDSEMIVQKFKIKQEIESISYYQGVLFWSAAKNTLTRSTMLKLSTHPEYQEMTVRNVNTTKKILDLMN, from the coding sequence ATGTCCTCAGATCAAAAAAAAGAAACATTAATAAGTTATGTGGCTTTGCTGCGCGGTATTAATGTTGGGGGCAAAAATATCATCAAGATGGAAGTGTTGCGAGAAGAGTTTGTAAAAATGGGCTTTCTGTCAGTGAAAACCTATATTCAAAGCGGGAATGTCCTTTTTCAGTCTGATATGACGAATAAAGACGATATCGAGAGAAAGATAGAAAAACAGCTGGCTTCCAGGTTCCAATATCAGGCCAAAGTATTGATAAGATCAAAAGAAGACCTGCAAAACTCCATTTCCCATTTTCCGAAGATCTTTGAAAATCCTGACTGGAAACATAATGTTATTTTTTTGAGTAATACAATTGACTCTGAGATGATTGTGCAAAAATTTAAAATAAAACAGGAAATTGAGAGTATTTCTTATTATCAGGGCGTTTTATTTTGGTCAGCGGCTAAGAATACTTTAACCCGATCAACCATGTTAAAGCTTTCCACTCATCCTGAATATCAGGAAATGACAGTAAGAAATGTAAACACCACAAAAAAAATTTTAGATTTAATGAATTAA
- a CDS encoding HAD-IA family hydrolase → MFNKVVSLNITKSLIQQSIKKLDLYFAALNYGLVNKGGIQIHWRQTPIYLGFITSNDLLHKTANELAKNRDLSLADFFLKSIAENKHMSVTRHQRVLIFKLLESRIHLDKKGNPFYPLRHKYDYSIDKLPRFDSVSDLVFDIGNVLVYWSNEKLYAAFLAVNPLLPRKKFDIFADRFIDLFNAGKITSQQFARALRRLLNKPNIPERQLIDIYNKIHLSQLPPSTSLLGQLKAGHMLSAISNTSSWASSHILGHDWARHFRHVITSFSVQSMKPEVKIFDVWQKVTGRDFSGALFFDDSPTIVEHANLMGLKTVLVPVKDQGKSLHLFLKKHFI, encoded by the coding sequence ATGTTCAATAAAGTTGTATCTCTAAATATAACAAAATCATTAATACAACAATCCATAAAAAAACTGGACCTGTATTTTGCTGCGCTGAATTATGGCTTGGTGAATAAAGGTGGTATACAGATACACTGGCGGCAAACACCGATTTATCTGGGATTTATAACCTCGAACGATTTACTTCATAAAACAGCCAACGAATTGGCAAAGAACCGTGATCTCAGCCTTGCGGACTTTTTTCTGAAAAGCATCGCCGAAAACAAGCATATGAGCGTTACCAGACATCAGAGAGTGCTGATATTTAAACTGCTGGAAAGCCGGATACATCTTGATAAAAAAGGCAATCCCTTCTATCCTCTGAGACATAAATATGACTACAGTATTGATAAACTGCCGCGATTTGACAGTGTTTCCGATTTAGTTTTTGATATCGGCAATGTATTGGTTTACTGGAGTAACGAAAAACTTTACGCGGCATTCCTGGCTGTTAATCCGCTGTTACCAAGAAAAAAATTTGATATTTTTGCCGACAGGTTCATCGATTTATTTAACGCCGGGAAAATAACTTCACAGCAATTCGCCCGCGCTCTGCGCAGGTTGCTGAATAAACCGAACATACCTGAAAGGCAATTGATAGATATCTATAACAAAATACATCTTTCGCAATTACCACCTTCAACTTCCTTGCTGGGGCAACTTAAAGCCGGACATATGCTCTCGGCAATTTCTAACACCAGCTCCTGGGCTTCATCTCATATTTTGGGCCATGACTGGGCTCGCCATTTCCGTCATGTGATTACTTCCTTTTCCGTTCAATCCATGAAGCCCGAAGTAAAAATATTTGATGTCTGGCAAAAAGTGACAGGCAGGGATTTCTCCGGAGCTCTGTTCTTTGATGATTCCCCAACAATCGTGGAGCATGCCAATCTGATGGGACTAAAAACAGTATTGGTGCCGGTTAAAGATCAGGGCAAAAGCCTGCATCTGTTTCTGAAAAAACATTTTATCTGA
- a CDS encoding ankyrin repeat domain-containing protein codes for MYKKIIAVSDRLLKAYLRDILSSLGKRNNIFMQSDAEQYLKVLVSLRESGVDLRKEFSVVEGLYYLNNNKRPMEKEEGETEEMFKARVSIYNCLSNLDKKNMRVVLEHLERDLLILGFKMISPTHYDITTKLIDAVKKGDLQGTIEILNLGANIHSRDDKGRTTLMLAALNKHPDIVSALLEKGADISMTDNSKSSNALLYAAEGGDIECIRLLLKAGSDINYKNSYNWTALMTAADSNKPEAVRFLKGNKADLHIISHIGQNAMHLAVRFEEVVDALLEITQEDIPIKKPKGIIGWLKPKVIDDTKPDQNKKQLSVKDREGKTALTRAADFSFDNKGARVVKRLLEAGADINEQDHKGRTALISAVICGCEKGVKVLMEAGADRTITDNEGKNALDHAEDLWMKLLLKPSDSGSADQDTNS; via the coding sequence ATGTATAAAAAAATTATAGCTGTGAGCGACAGGTTGTTGAAAGCCTATTTGCGCGACATATTATCTTCACTAGGGAAAAGAAACAATATCTTTATGCAGAGTGACGCCGAGCAATATCTGAAGGTATTGGTCAGTCTCAGGGAATCAGGGGTGGACCTCAGGAAAGAATTCAGCGTTGTGGAAGGATTGTATTATTTAAACAATAACAAAAGACCAATGGAAAAAGAAGAGGGAGAAACAGAAGAAATGTTCAAAGCCCGCGTATCAATTTATAATTGTCTCTCAAATCTGGATAAGAAAAATATGAGAGTAGTATTGGAACATTTAGAACGTGACCTTTTGATACTTGGATTTAAAATGATATCACCTACACATTATGATATAACCACAAAGTTGATTGACGCTGTTAAGAAAGGAGACTTGCAGGGGACCATAGAAATCCTGAATCTAGGCGCTAATATTCACAGTAGGGATGATAAGGGACGTACAACCCTCATGCTGGCTGCTCTGAATAAACATCCAGATATTGTGAGCGCGTTGCTGGAAAAAGGGGCAGATATCAGTATGACCGATAACAGTAAAAGCAGTAATGCTTTGCTATATGCGGCAGAGGGAGGAGATATCGAATGTATAAGACTGCTATTAAAAGCCGGTTCGGATATAAATTATAAGAACTCCTATAACTGGACAGCTCTGATGACGGCTGCCGACTCCAATAAACCGGAGGCAGTGAGGTTTTTAAAAGGGAATAAAGCCGACCTGCATATTATAAGTCATATCGGGCAGAATGCCATGCACCTGGCTGTCAGATTTGAAGAGGTGGTGGATGCACTACTGGAGATAACACAGGAAGATATTCCGATTAAAAAACCAAAAGGGATCATCGGATGGCTGAAACCCAAGGTGATTGATGACACAAAGCCGGACCAGAATAAAAAGCAGTTATCGGTAAAGGACAGGGAGGGTAAAACCGCCCTTACTCGGGCAGCTGATTTTTCGTTTGATAATAAAGGTGCCAGGGTAGTTAAAAGACTGCTTGAGGCAGGGGCTGATATTAATGAACAGGACCACAAAGGACGTACGGCTTTAATCTCAGCGGTAATATGTGGGTGTGAAAAAGGTGTAAAAGTTTTAATGGAAGCGGGAGCGGACAGGACTATCACGGATAATGAAGGTAAAAACGCTCTGGATCACGCTGAAGATCTCTGGATGAAGTTATTATTAAAACCGTCAGATAGTGGATCGGCGGACCAGGACACTAATTCATGA
- a CDS encoding ankyrin repeat domain-containing protein, producing the protein MNPKIVAVQKLKELVQNLSGRIGALHIDQNIFSGPKAEIFMNNLLEAAQKGVNLRKLFSQIPAIRFLGEDKPPSVENGVIPIREKNLARRSIYFCLENLNQKNKEVILQKLFRNFLVLGYKQLRTPDYLEFELIEAVSTEDTQRLWYLIQQGADIDVMLGREEGIKPEQRTTVGDSAGSQRFKDRPLLVNLARRGTPELVSILIQAGANVNALDNCGGNAVIEAAGHGHLRIVKDLINAGSDLQIKNVNGWTACNAAKATKNTEIYNLLKKHGARED; encoded by the coding sequence ATGAATCCTAAAATAGTAGCTGTTCAGAAGCTTAAAGAACTGGTACAAAATCTCAGCGGCCGTATAGGCGCTCTGCATATAGACCAGAATATTTTTTCCGGCCCCAAAGCTGAAATATTTATGAATAATCTGCTGGAAGCTGCACAGAAGGGTGTAAATTTGAGAAAGCTTTTTTCGCAGATACCTGCGATCAGGTTCCTGGGTGAGGACAAACCGCCTTCGGTGGAAAACGGAGTGATCCCGATCAGAGAAAAGAACCTGGCCAGACGCTCCATTTATTTTTGCCTGGAAAATTTGAACCAAAAAAATAAAGAGGTCATTTTGCAGAAATTATTCAGAAATTTTTTGGTATTGGGCTACAAACAGCTCAGGACTCCGGATTATCTGGAATTTGAACTGATCGAAGCTGTTTCGACGGAAGATACACAGCGTTTGTGGTATTTAATACAGCAAGGCGCTGATATAGATGTGATGCTGGGCAGGGAAGAAGGTATTAAGCCCGAACAGCGCACAACAGTTGGAGATTCCGCGGGGAGTCAGAGATTCAAGGACAGGCCTTTGCTGGTAAATTTGGCCAGAAGAGGTACACCGGAACTGGTCAGTATTCTTATTCAGGCCGGGGCCAATGTCAATGCTTTAGACAACTGCGGTGGCAATGCTGTTATAGAAGCCGCAGGCCATGGTCATTTGCGTATAGTGAAGGACCTGATCAATGCAGGGTCGGATTTGCAGATTAAAAATGTCAATGGCTGGACTGCCTGCAACGCAGCCAAAGCTACCAAAAACACCGAAATTTATAATTTGCTGAAAAAGCATGGCGCCAGAGAAGATTAA